From a single Myotis daubentonii chromosome 5, mMyoDau2.1, whole genome shotgun sequence genomic region:
- the FAM53C gene encoding protein FAM53C gives MITLITEQLQKQTLDELKCTRFSISLPLPDHADISNCGNPFQLVPEGASWRGLPHCSCAEFQDSLNLSYHPSGLSLHLRPPSRGSSPPEQPLSQVLSPEPPDPEKLPVPPTPPSKRHCRSLSVPVDLSRWQPVWRPAPSKLWTPIKHRGSGGGGGPQVPHQSPPKRVSSLRFLQAPSASSQCAPAHRPYSPPFFSLALTQDSSQPCAASPQSGSWESDAESLSPCPPQRRFSLSPSLGPQASRFLPSARSSPASSPELPWRPRGLRNLPRSRSQPCDLDARKAGVKRRHEEDPRRLRPSLDFDKMNQKPYSGGVCLQETAREGSSISPPWFMACSPPPLSASCSPIGGSSQVLSESEEEEEGSVRWGRQALSKRTLCQQDFGDLDLNLIEEN, from the exons ATGATAACCCTGATCACTGAGCAGCTACAGAAACAGACTCTGGATGAGCTGAAATGCACACGCTTCAGCATCAGTCTG CCTTTGCCTGATCATGCAGACATCTCCAACTGTGGGAACCCTTTCCAGCTTGTGCCTG AAGGTGCTTCCTGGAGGGGCCTGCCCCACTGTTCCTGTGCCGAGTTCCAGGACAGCCTCAACCTCAGCTACCACCCGTCAGGCTTGAGCCTGCACCTCAGACCACCCAGCCGGGGAAGCTCCCCACCGGAGCAGCCCCTCTCCCAAGTTCTAAGCCCTGAGCCCCCCGACCCAGAGAAGCTTCCTGTGCCCCCAACCCCTCCATCCAAGAGGCACTGCCGCTCACTCTCAGTGCCCGTGGACCTGTCTCGCTGGCAGCCAGTGTGGCGGCCTGCCCCCTCCAAGCTGTGGACTCCCATCAAGCACCGAGGCAGTGGTGGAGGGGGTGGGCCGCAGGTGCCTCACCAGAGCCCTCCAAAGCGGGTCTCCAGCCTCAGGTTCCTCCAAGCTCCCAGTGCCTCTTCTCAATGTGCCCCAGCCCACAGACCCTACAGTCCACCTTTCTTCAGCCTGGCCCTGACCCAAGATTCCTCTCAACCCTGCGCTGCCTCCCCCCAAAGTGGCTCCTGGGAGAGTGATGCTGAATCCCTGTCCCCTTGCCCACCCCAGCGTCGATTTTCCCTATCACCCAGCCTGGGCCCACAGGCAAGCCGCTTCTTGCCTTCTGCCCGGAGCTCCCCTGCATCCTCCCCAGAGCTGCCCTGGCGACCCCGGGGCCTCCGCAACCTTCCTCGAAGCCGCTCACAGCCTTGTGATCTGGATGCCCGAAAAGCTGGAGTGAAGCGGCGCCACGAGGAGGACCCCCGGCGGCTAAGGCCCTCCTTGGACTTTGACAAGATGAATCAG AAACCATACTCAGGAGGTGTCTGTCTCCAAGAAACAGCCCGGGAAGGCAGCAGCATCTCTCCACCGTGGTTCATGGCCTGtagccccccacccctctctgctTCCTGCAGCCCCATTGGGGGTTCCTCCCAGGTGCTGAGTGAAagcgaagaggaggaggaggggtccgTGCGGTGGGGGCGGCAGGCGCTGAGTAAGCGGACACTGTGCCAGCAGGACTTTGGGGACCTGGACTTAAATCTGATTGAGGAGAACTAA